A genomic stretch from Sulfobacillus thermosulfidooxidans includes:
- a CDS encoding 2Fe-2S iron-sulfur cluster-binding protein, whose product MIRLTIDGQEVTVPEGTMIVDAAAKLGIDVPIYCYHQSLGPLGACRMCLVQVEKMPKLVTGCTTAVAEGMVVHTKGDAVEKGRKGVLEFLLINHPLDCPVCDKGGECYLQDYTFEYGPGRGRFQEPKIQKVKDGPINEFVLIDQERCVLCQRCVRYMNEYVGEGQLLLEGRGVETVVTTVNHEPATSVFTGNVIDLCPVGALLSAPYHHKGRPWNIDRQTTICPQCPVGCASKMTTRESHIIRMEGRPIPERDWGFLCDRGRFGYDFGYHPLRVLDSVVQGETLSSAQAMRDTAEWMKETLREYGYGSIGFILGGHFTSEEAYWIKQFAQDVVHSPQCATVRNVPGYLPMSLNGTFEDIALSHTVVFVGVDPYEAVPVVHLKLRDRYKHFPALQVAGVGPRKLTRPTLPGENYIVPSEDEAVLFAQALFMAKDDDPIAQTLVQQVKDYPLPVPADALKAFGESLLNSPYLTLLWDGENPEMEQIFTALRAMRENPTAILPTFGPVNWRGYEWAGIPTRYEAVRDLLVKAKNGEIRMLILWGADLLRDFPDKALAKEALEAVDYVISAQIRPPLDMPYVDALLPVATWGEVEGTYVNMEGRIALAAAGVQPPGQSRPTKTYLVGWARLFKQVFGTEDLWDLFDTVAGDLIPRNQDAEQSLVVPITRPVASDDPSLWRVIHGEWVFENGIPSEILEPRFTPFVARIHPDEAKALQIPEEGGYVDVITSSGTLTLGVRPDDAIPLRTLWVPRTSHYDWITDLHDVKELSRREEVKSL is encoded by the coding sequence ATGATACGGTTAACCATTGATGGTCAAGAAGTCACCGTGCCTGAAGGCACGATGATTGTCGATGCCGCAGCTAAATTAGGCATTGACGTTCCGATTTACTGCTATCATCAATCTTTAGGCCCCTTAGGCGCCTGTCGTATGTGTCTCGTGCAGGTGGAGAAAATGCCTAAACTGGTCACCGGCTGTACCACGGCGGTGGCTGAAGGGATGGTTGTGCATACCAAAGGCGACGCCGTTGAAAAAGGTCGAAAAGGAGTTCTCGAGTTTCTTTTAATTAACCACCCTTTAGATTGTCCAGTGTGTGATAAAGGGGGAGAGTGTTATCTTCAGGATTATACCTTCGAATATGGTCCGGGCCGGGGACGCTTTCAAGAGCCCAAGATTCAAAAAGTTAAAGATGGGCCCATTAACGAGTTTGTGTTAATCGATCAAGAACGCTGTGTATTGTGTCAACGCTGTGTGCGTTATATGAACGAATATGTCGGCGAAGGCCAATTGTTGTTGGAGGGACGGGGCGTTGAAACCGTCGTGACGACCGTTAACCATGAACCAGCAACCAGTGTGTTTACTGGGAATGTCATTGACTTGTGTCCAGTGGGTGCTTTGTTGTCTGCGCCGTATCACCATAAAGGTCGTCCTTGGAATATTGACCGGCAAACCACGATTTGTCCCCAATGTCCTGTCGGTTGCGCCAGCAAAATGACAACTCGGGAAAGTCATATTATCCGGATGGAAGGCCGGCCGATCCCGGAGAGAGACTGGGGCTTTTTATGTGACCGGGGTCGATTTGGTTATGACTTTGGGTATCATCCGTTGCGTGTTCTAGATTCTGTCGTCCAAGGTGAAACCTTATCCAGTGCGCAAGCTATGCGTGACACGGCTGAATGGATGAAGGAAACGCTCAGGGAATATGGGTACGGCAGCATTGGCTTTATCTTAGGAGGCCATTTTACCTCTGAGGAAGCGTATTGGATCAAACAATTTGCTCAGGATGTTGTGCATAGTCCGCAATGTGCCACAGTCCGCAATGTGCCGGGGTATCTTCCCATGAGTTTAAATGGCACATTTGAGGATATTGCCCTAAGCCATACGGTGGTTTTTGTGGGCGTTGATCCCTATGAAGCTGTGCCTGTCGTTCATCTCAAATTGCGAGATCGCTACAAACACTTTCCCGCCCTTCAGGTCGCAGGGGTTGGACCGAGGAAATTAACCCGCCCGACGTTACCGGGAGAAAATTATATTGTGCCTAGTGAAGATGAAGCGGTGTTATTTGCTCAAGCATTATTTATGGCCAAAGACGATGACCCTATTGCGCAAACACTCGTGCAACAGGTGAAAGATTATCCGTTACCGGTACCCGCGGATGCACTAAAAGCGTTCGGCGAATCGCTTCTAAATTCGCCGTATTTAACGCTGTTATGGGATGGCGAAAATCCGGAGATGGAGCAAATTTTCACAGCTTTACGCGCTATGCGCGAAAATCCTACTGCCATCTTACCGACTTTTGGCCCCGTGAACTGGCGCGGATATGAGTGGGCCGGCATTCCGACACGTTACGAAGCGGTGCGGGATTTATTGGTGAAAGCCAAAAATGGGGAAATTCGCATGCTGATATTGTGGGGCGCAGACTTATTACGTGACTTTCCCGACAAGGCATTGGCAAAGGAGGCCTTAGAGGCTGTGGATTACGTCATTTCGGCGCAAATCCGGCCACCTTTGGATATGCCCTATGTCGACGCGTTACTGCCAGTCGCAACCTGGGGAGAAGTGGAAGGAACCTATGTCAACATGGAAGGGCGCATTGCTTTGGCGGCCGCTGGGGTGCAGCCGCCTGGCCAATCTCGCCCAACAAAAACGTATCTGGTGGGTTGGGCCCGGTTATTTAAGCAGGTTTTTGGCACCGAAGACTTGTGGGATCTCTTTGACACCGTAGCGGGTGATTTAATTCCTCGCAATCAAGATGCAGAGCAATCGCTGGTCGTACCCATTACGCGGCCAGTGGCTTCTGACGATCCGTCGCTATGGCGGGTCATTCACGGCGAATGGGTTTTTGAAAATGGCATTCCATCTGAAATTCTGGAACCCCGTTTCACGCCATTTGTTGCCCGCATTCATCCGGATGAGGCCAAAGCCTTGCAAATCCCCGAAGAGGGTGGATACGTGGATGTGATAACCTCCTCCGGAACATTGACGCTAGGCGTTAGACCGGATGATGCGATTCCTCTTCGAACATTATGGGTTCCGAGAACCTCTCACTATGACTGGATTACCGATCTTCACGACGTGAAAGAGCTTAGCCGCCGTGAGGAGGTGAAGAGCCTGTGA
- the nuoH gene encoding NADH-quinone oxidoreductase subunit NuoH: MILQLIILVVKIILLIGLLMGGFAYTMLLERRLLGFFQLRLGPNRVGPFGLMQPLADGLKMAMKEDLMPNGADKWVFRMAPVFSLFAALSVDAVIPFGAPIHLFGTTISLDIANPSIGLLIAFAFSSLGIYGIVLGGWASQNKYSLLGGIRASAQMISYELAMGLSVLGVLMLAGTANLEGIVLAQKEHGWFFIPEFIPFLIYYTTAIAETNRTPFDLPEAESELVAGYHTEYSGFRFAMFYIAEYINMIAVSGIAVTLFFGGWLGPSFLPPIIWFLLKVGVSIFIFIWIRATFPRFRYDKLMSFGWKFLVPVSFVYFLATAAFVSGVI, encoded by the coding sequence GTGATATTGCAGCTGATTATTCTCGTCGTCAAGATTATTTTGTTGATTGGCTTGTTAATGGGTGGTTTTGCCTATACCATGCTGTTAGAACGCCGTTTGTTGGGATTTTTTCAACTGCGTCTCGGACCCAATCGGGTTGGACCTTTTGGACTCATGCAGCCATTGGCTGACGGTCTAAAAATGGCAATGAAAGAAGATCTGATGCCCAATGGTGCTGATAAATGGGTTTTTCGGATGGCGCCGGTGTTTTCGCTCTTTGCAGCTTTGTCGGTTGATGCTGTAATTCCTTTTGGGGCGCCAATTCATCTCTTTGGAACCACCATCTCCTTGGACATTGCTAACCCGTCTATCGGTCTTTTGATTGCCTTTGCCTTTAGTTCCTTGGGGATCTATGGCATTGTTTTAGGGGGATGGGCTTCTCAGAACAAGTATTCACTATTGGGAGGTATTCGCGCCTCAGCGCAGATGATTTCTTATGAATTAGCAATGGGCCTCTCGGTGCTGGGCGTCTTAATGCTGGCGGGAACCGCTAATTTAGAGGGAATTGTGCTAGCGCAAAAAGAACATGGCTGGTTCTTTATCCCAGAATTTATTCCGTTTTTGATTTACTACACCACCGCTATTGCCGAAACCAACCGGACCCCATTTGACTTGCCGGAAGCGGAATCCGAACTCGTTGCCGGGTATCATACCGAATACTCTGGATTCCGTTTTGCCATGTTTTATATCGCAGAATACATCAATATGATTGCGGTGAGTGGGATTGCGGTCACCCTGTTTTTTGGAGGTTGGCTAGGTCCTAGTTTCTTGCCCCCAATTATTTGGTTTTTGTTGAAGGTTGGGGTATCAATCTTTATCTTTATCTGGATTCGCGCTACATTTCCCCGCTTTCGCTATGACAAACTGATGTCATTTGGTTGGAAGTTTCTGGTTCCCGTGTCGTTTGTCTACTTTCTAGCGACGGCGGCATTTGTTTCCGGTGTGATCTAG
- a CDS encoding NuoI/complex I 23 kDa subunit family protein, whose protein sequence is MLEGIKALAKGLGTTFKALGEPRDTIQYPEKRREYSPRFRGKHMLAKDADGHELCVGCGLCEAVCPAHAIRVVAAEAPEGKAISWTNRYAVDYEVDLIRCIFCGMCEEACPTNAVRLTPFNELAASDRLDMIADKEELLHPPVRK, encoded by the coding sequence ATGTTGGAAGGGATTAAGGCATTAGCGAAGGGGCTTGGCACCACGTTTAAGGCTTTAGGCGAACCTCGTGATACCATCCAGTACCCCGAAAAACGCCGGGAATACTCCCCCCGTTTTCGCGGTAAGCACATGCTCGCCAAAGATGCCGACGGGCATGAACTGTGTGTGGGGTGTGGGTTATGTGAAGCGGTATGCCCGGCTCATGCAATTCGCGTGGTGGCGGCCGAAGCACCAGAAGGCAAAGCGATCTCGTGGACCAATCGCTATGCGGTCGATTATGAAGTCGATTTAATTCGATGCATTTTCTGTGGGATGTGTGAGGAGGCATGCCCGACGAATGCGGTCAGGCTGACTCCCTTTAACGAATTAGCGGCCTCAGACCGTCTAGATATGATTGCAGACAAAGAAGAACTACTCCATCCGCCAGTCAGAAAATGA
- a CDS encoding NADH-quinone oxidoreductase subunit J family protein translates to MVGIGILAILAIAASIGVVTARQPVHSALYLVGNILSLALLYLILKAEFLAAAQVIVYAGAIMVLFLFVVTLLTAGKEERELPEDLPGQRLTAGVLSIVVGVILVALAIKYPGSAIHAPLPAHFGDLTGIGRLLWGPDFLFLIAVAIMLVSAALGVLVLNPPRRRRAQMEASQAKEQSKNLSNKKEQEGTGS, encoded by the coding sequence ATGGTCGGCATAGGCATATTGGCCATATTGGCTATTGCAGCATCCATTGGGGTTGTCACAGCACGTCAACCTGTTCACAGTGCGTTATATCTTGTCGGAAATATTTTGTCGTTGGCGCTCTTGTACTTGATCTTAAAAGCGGAATTTTTGGCAGCTGCTCAAGTTATTGTGTACGCCGGCGCCATTATGGTTCTCTTCCTCTTTGTGGTTACGCTTTTAACAGCGGGTAAAGAAGAGCGAGAACTCCCCGAGGATTTGCCCGGGCAACGGCTCACGGCGGGGGTTTTGTCGATTGTTGTGGGCGTCATCCTCGTCGCTTTAGCTATTAAGTATCCGGGATCAGCGATTCATGCTCCCTTGCCTGCCCATTTTGGAGATCTTACGGGAATTGGCCGCTTATTATGGGGCCCCGATTTTCTCTTCTTAATTGCGGTCGCCATTATGCTGGTGTCGGCGGCCTTAGGCGTATTGGTATTGAATCCGCCAAGGCGGCGTCGAGCTCAAATGGAAGCATCCCAAGCCAAAGAACAGAGCAAAAACCTCAGCAACAAAAAAGAGCAGGAGGGAACGGGCTCATGA
- the nuoK gene encoding NADH-quinone oxidoreductase subunit NuoK, with amino-acid sequence MIYSNWVVALAGIIFAIGAIGVMFRRNPLIMFMASEMMWNAAALAFVAYARELHDMNGQVMAFLIIATAAAEVGIGLAIIVSVYHKRHRLDIDEISRLKG; translated from the coding sequence ATGATCTATAGCAATTGGGTTGTGGCCTTAGCGGGCATTATCTTTGCGATTGGCGCCATTGGTGTCATGTTTCGGCGCAATCCTCTCATTATGTTCATGGCGTCAGAAATGATGTGGAATGCCGCAGCATTGGCTTTTGTTGCTTATGCCCGGGAACTTCATGACATGAATGGACAAGTTATGGCCTTTTTGATTATCGCAACAGCGGCTGCCGAAGTGGGGATAGGGTTGGCAATTATTGTCAGTGTCTATCATAAACGGCATCGCTTGGATATTGATGAAATTTCCCGTCTGAAAGGTTAA
- the nuoL gene encoding NADH-quinone oxidoreductase subunit L, whose protein sequence is MQGVAEIVLLPLFGAITIGVFKGIMPKKLPGIWASLLVGISFLVSISMDVKLASLPSNHRVITGIFFPWVTGFGPAIDWRYYLDPLSGVWLLVITGVGMLIHIYSIGYMHDDPHQDRYFSYLNFFVFSMLLLVLAGNLLILLIGWALVGLASYLLIGFWYYRPSAVRAAKKAFVMNTLGDAGILVGLALLYAHFHTVSYPGLFRIFDASHSSAFFEWTAFLLYIGAMAKSAQFPLHMWLVDAMEGPTPVSALIHAATMVTAGVYLMARLYPLLRVAPTMAYIVAAIGTFMTILAASSAIFQRDIKKVLAYSTVSQLGYMFLGVGVGAYTAGVFHFMMHAFFKALLFLGAGSVIHALAGEQDLNRMGGLWRKMPWTTWSFLAGTLAISGIPPFSGFYSKEAVLGEAFNLGHPVLWLVGAIAAGMTTFYMFRLFFLTFFGKPRDASLYDHAHEAPLVMTIPVVILAILAVIGGFLGSWLNGWLSPTFHQYLGAPHASLEQGPFWTTAFTVGLAVIAFIIAYALYIRKETPTNAATEKGVGLWAYNAWYVDSMWMYLVVVPFKMIGNGVRQLESGILGTVKGIGTLVWDWAEDLRPLESGYVRRYALSIMVGLGALLAYYLIRV, encoded by the coding sequence ATGCAAGGTGTGGCGGAAATTGTGCTATTGCCTTTGTTTGGCGCAATAACCATTGGCGTATTTAAAGGAATAATGCCCAAGAAACTTCCCGGCATTTGGGCAAGCCTGCTCGTGGGGATTAGTTTCTTGGTGAGTATTAGTATGGATGTGAAATTGGCATCACTGCCTTCAAACCACCGCGTGATTACCGGTATTTTCTTTCCGTGGGTGACCGGGTTTGGGCCCGCCATTGACTGGCGATATTATCTTGACCCGTTGTCCGGCGTTTGGTTACTCGTCATCACCGGTGTTGGCATGCTGATTCACATTTATTCGATAGGCTACATGCATGATGATCCTCATCAAGACCGGTATTTTTCGTATCTCAACTTCTTTGTTTTTTCCATGCTTTTGTTGGTCTTAGCGGGAAACCTGCTGATTTTGCTTATTGGTTGGGCATTAGTGGGATTGGCGTCTTATCTTCTCATCGGATTTTGGTATTACCGTCCCTCAGCAGTGCGCGCGGCCAAAAAGGCCTTTGTGATGAATACCTTGGGGGATGCCGGTATCTTAGTGGGACTGGCGCTGTTATATGCCCACTTTCACACAGTGTCTTACCCGGGTCTCTTTCGAATATTTGACGCATCGCATTCCTCAGCCTTTTTTGAATGGACAGCCTTCCTGCTTTATATTGGGGCCATGGCCAAATCGGCACAGTTTCCTTTACACATGTGGTTGGTCGACGCGATGGAAGGGCCAACGCCGGTATCTGCACTCATTCACGCTGCCACCATGGTCACGGCTGGCGTTTACTTGATGGCAAGACTATACCCGCTTTTACGGGTGGCTCCGACGATGGCTTATATTGTTGCGGCAATTGGGACGTTCATGACGATTTTGGCCGCAAGTAGTGCCATTTTTCAGCGGGATATTAAAAAGGTATTGGCATACTCGACAGTCAGCCAACTCGGGTACATGTTTCTAGGAGTCGGAGTGGGTGCTTATACGGCTGGTGTTTTTCACTTTATGATGCATGCCTTCTTCAAAGCCCTCTTATTCTTGGGTGCAGGCAGTGTCATTCATGCGTTGGCTGGTGAGCAGGATTTGAACCGGATGGGGGGATTATGGCGGAAAATGCCGTGGACTACATGGTCGTTTCTCGCCGGAACTTTGGCTATCTCTGGGATTCCGCCGTTTTCCGGATTTTATTCAAAAGAAGCGGTTTTAGGAGAGGCCTTTAATCTCGGGCATCCGGTTTTATGGTTGGTTGGCGCTATTGCAGCAGGCATGACCACATTTTATATGTTTCGTCTCTTCTTCTTGACGTTCTTTGGAAAACCACGGGATGCATCTTTATATGATCATGCTCATGAAGCGCCTTTAGTGATGACGATTCCCGTCGTAATCTTAGCGATTTTAGCGGTCATTGGCGGGTTTTTGGGATCGTGGCTGAACGGGTGGTTGTCACCTACCTTTCATCAGTATTTGGGCGCACCCCATGCCAGTCTTGAACAAGGCCCCTTTTGGACCACGGCTTTTACGGTGGGCTTGGCTGTGATTGCCTTTATCATCGCCTACGCTTTATACATTCGCAAGGAAACCCCAACCAACGCGGCCACAGAAAAGGGTGTGGGGTTATGGGCGTATAACGCCTGGTATGTCGATAGCATGTGGATGTATTTGGTCGTGGTGCCCTTCAAGATGATTGGCAATGGCGTCCGCCAATTAGAGAGCGGGATTTTAGGGACAGTAAAAGGGATTGGTACCTTGGTATGGGACTGGGCCGAAGACTTGCGTCCCTTAGAAAGCGGATATGTCAGGCGTTACGCCCTGTCCATCATGGTGGGATTAGGTGCATTGCTGGCCTACTATCTTATCCGTGTGTGA
- a CDS encoding complex I subunit 4 family protein yields MVLVWLMAIPLIGSFVVLFSGNRLAKGLSIIVSFIELIAFLILLIHGPMALNRSWIPSWGVRFHLGADGLSMFLIGLTAVLTLMAILASSSSFGRAYFFWLVFLEFGTIGLFESLDLVLFYVFWEVILIPIFFLLTGYSGPQGRGAAMKWLIMNLVGSLFMLIGIVAVAVIHAAPFGSLTFEINQLGNLTMNPVVAPWVFASFFIAFAIKAPLWPFHGWMPDSYREAPPPVTALLSGVMSKAGIYGFLRIMLPIFMPQMQHYQVGLLIFAVIGLVYGGFMALRQTDMKMISAYSSLSHMGMMALGVFSLTTAGILGATFLMVAHGLIVGGLFIVLGFVEERTKTRDIKVLGGLNEDAPRLAAYFLFFALAALGLPGLPGFVGEYLIIQGLVGHDLVFAIIAAIVLVVAAWYMIRLFQGVMQAQHRAAPITDMSVLQVSYIASLALLIVLLGVWPAGITSHAAPTLYHAVHLIATKGGQGL; encoded by the coding sequence ATGGTTTTAGTGTGGTTGATGGCTATTCCGCTAATTGGCAGCTTTGTTGTGCTATTTAGCGGCAACCGTTTGGCCAAAGGGCTCAGCATTATCGTGAGTTTTATTGAACTGATTGCATTTCTCATCTTATTGATTCATGGGCCTATGGCATTGAATCGCTCCTGGATTCCCTCTTGGGGCGTGCGTTTTCACTTGGGTGCTGATGGGCTGTCGATGTTTCTTATTGGACTCACAGCGGTCTTAACCCTTATGGCGATATTGGCGTCGTCTTCTTCCTTTGGCAGAGCCTATTTTTTCTGGCTAGTGTTCTTGGAATTTGGAACGATTGGGCTCTTTGAATCATTAGACCTCGTGTTATTTTACGTGTTTTGGGAAGTGATTTTGATCCCCATCTTTTTCTTGCTGACGGGATATTCGGGTCCTCAAGGACGTGGGGCCGCCATGAAATGGTTAATCATGAATTTAGTCGGCAGCTTATTTATGCTGATTGGGATTGTGGCCGTGGCGGTCATTCACGCTGCACCGTTTGGTTCCTTGACCTTCGAAATTAATCAACTGGGGAACTTGACCATGAACCCTGTCGTGGCGCCATGGGTCTTTGCCAGCTTCTTCATAGCATTTGCCATTAAAGCGCCCTTGTGGCCATTTCATGGATGGATGCCGGACAGTTACCGAGAGGCGCCACCTCCCGTTACGGCATTGCTGTCCGGTGTGATGTCTAAAGCAGGGATTTACGGGTTTCTTCGCATCATGTTGCCGATATTTATGCCGCAAATGCAGCATTATCAGGTGGGACTCTTAATCTTTGCCGTCATTGGACTGGTTTATGGCGGGTTCATGGCTCTTCGGCAGACAGATATGAAAATGATTAGTGCGTATTCGTCCCTGTCTCATATGGGCATGATGGCGCTGGGCGTGTTTTCGTTGACGACCGCGGGCATTTTAGGGGCCACATTTTTGATGGTCGCTCATGGACTCATCGTTGGGGGTCTATTTATTGTTCTAGGATTTGTGGAAGAACGGACTAAGACCCGAGATATCAAAGTATTAGGTGGTCTTAACGAGGACGCCCCGAGGCTTGCCGCCTACTTTTTATTCTTCGCCTTAGCGGCGTTGGGGTTGCCGGGATTGCCAGGCTTTGTTGGAGAGTATCTTATTATCCAAGGACTAGTAGGTCATGACCTGGTATTTGCCATTATTGCCGCTATCGTTTTGGTGGTGGCCGCATGGTACATGATCCGCCTGTTCCAAGGGGTCATGCAGGCGCAGCATAGAGCAGCTCCCATTACCGATATGTCCGTTTTGCAAGTCAGTTATATAGCCTCATTAGCGCTCTTAATTGTGCTCTTAGGAGTCTGGCCCGCGGGAATTACATCGCATGCTGCTCCAACTTTATATCACGCCGTGCATCTTATCGCGACGAAAGGAGGCCAGGGACTATGA
- a CDS encoding NADH-quinone oxidoreductase subunit N, with amino-acid sequence MSATTALLPDYIIGITILVTMIAAMIRHERGTLSSWVALIGTLGGLWATIDLWTQHIKPMVFYNQSLTVDNYSLFVNILVLIAAGSTLLLGWTGEQDHDEFPILVLIAALGMMSLGMAANLISLFLGIEVLSLPLYVLAASHRTALGGEAGLKYLLLGAFSSGILLFGLALIYGAAGTMNFIDFASSVNSNSPLLAAGLMLTLVGLLFKLGIVPFHMWVPDVYEGSPTPVTSFMAFGTKVGAAVILLRLLAYGFYMSPQNWGPVLGYLALLTMIVGNLLALPQNDLKRLFGYSGIGHAGFLLIGVAVHNVVGARAMLFYLLPYGLAVIGAFAILTMMGSEKETVTINDLHGLVRQKPWAAALFIVFMLSFVGIPLTGGFVGKFYLLQAALFAHQPGLAIGLVLGTFLGLGAYLRPLQAMFRRRQTDLEMVDWNVNWAQVVVLVVALVGTIGLGVYPTPVVHWVNQSANFFWLH; translated from the coding sequence ATGAGTGCGACCACTGCTTTGTTACCGGACTATATTATCGGCATTACTATTTTGGTGACGATGATTGCCGCTATGATTCGGCATGAACGTGGCACTTTGAGTTCTTGGGTAGCATTAATCGGAACACTGGGAGGGCTGTGGGCCACGATTGATTTGTGGACCCAACATATAAAGCCAATGGTGTTCTATAACCAAAGTTTAACCGTTGACAACTACAGTTTGTTTGTGAATATTTTGGTCCTCATCGCGGCCGGCTCCACATTATTGTTAGGATGGACCGGGGAGCAAGACCATGATGAATTTCCTATTTTGGTGCTGATTGCCGCACTGGGAATGATGAGTCTAGGGATGGCGGCCAATTTGATTTCGCTGTTCTTAGGAATTGAAGTCTTGTCCCTTCCATTATACGTTTTAGCGGCCTCACACCGAACTGCCTTAGGAGGCGAAGCCGGGTTAAAGTATTTATTACTGGGCGCTTTTTCTTCCGGTATTCTTTTGTTTGGATTGGCCTTAATCTATGGGGCAGCGGGCACGATGAATTTCATTGATTTTGCCTCTTCAGTTAATAGCAATTCGCCATTATTGGCAGCAGGGCTGATGTTAACGCTCGTGGGCTTGCTCTTTAAACTGGGAATTGTGCCCTTCCATATGTGGGTTCCGGATGTCTACGAAGGTTCACCGACGCCTGTTACGAGTTTTATGGCTTTTGGAACCAAGGTAGGAGCGGCAGTCATTTTACTCCGCCTCTTAGCGTATGGATTTTATATGTCACCCCAAAATTGGGGACCGGTTTTAGGATATTTGGCCCTTTTAACGATGATTGTAGGTAACCTTTTGGCCTTGCCCCAAAATGATTTAAAACGGCTGTTTGGATATTCGGGTATTGGTCATGCGGGATTTTTATTGATTGGGGTGGCTGTGCACAATGTGGTCGGGGCCCGGGCCATGCTATTTTATCTCTTACCTTATGGGCTGGCCGTGATTGGTGCTTTCGCTATTTTAACTATGATGGGTTCAGAGAAAGAGACCGTCACGATTAACGATTTACACGGTCTCGTGCGTCAAAAACCGTGGGCAGCCGCTTTATTCATTGTTTTTATGTTATCATTTGTGGGCATTCCTCTCACCGGAGGATTCGTGGGCAAATTTTATTTGTTGCAAGCCGCCCTATTCGCTCATCAACCAGGATTGGCAATCGGTTTGGTGCTAGGAACCTTCTTAGGACTAGGCGCCTACTTGAGGCCCTTACAAGCAATGTTCCGACGCCGGCAAACCGATTTGGAGATGGTTGACTGGAATGTGAATTGGGCACAAGTGGTAGTCCTCGTGGTAGCGCTGGTTGGAACGATTGGTCTTGGCGTTTATCCCACACCCGTGGTTCACTGGGTTAATCAATCTGCCAACTTTTTCTGGCTTCATTAA
- a CDS encoding polyprenyl synthetase family protein, with translation MEFFSLVEPYLRQVNSLLEEQLLTGNELIENVAQYLLVASGKRLRPALVLLAGQFGTELSAARLQKLIEVATAVEMIHMATLVHDDIIDDAAMRRGMPAVRTQFNNTIAVLAGDFLFALAFRLFSSAGDLAIVDIAAKVVHVMCVGEIYQNMDHGQVATEEAYWRRIEAKTGFFLETSCRLGALATGVPERVETLLGQYGHHIGLAYQVVDDLLDWLANPETLGKAVGEDVAAGVYTLPIIYALRQERVGSQVQKILSGPHPENQVEELRHLLEKSGALQYAKTQAGHHIDKALEMCRQLPSGPAQRALEELAEFVLAREY, from the coding sequence TTGGAGTTTTTTTCGTTGGTCGAACCCTATCTCCGTCAGGTTAATAGCTTGTTGGAAGAACAGCTCTTGACGGGCAATGAACTCATAGAAAATGTCGCCCAATATCTTCTGGTGGCTAGTGGTAAACGGCTACGACCAGCGTTGGTGCTTTTAGCCGGGCAGTTTGGAACGGAATTATCCGCTGCCCGGTTGCAAAAGCTCATCGAAGTGGCTACGGCCGTGGAAATGATTCATATGGCCACGCTTGTTCACGACGATATTATTGACGATGCGGCGATGCGGCGGGGTATGCCGGCTGTTCGTACCCAATTTAATAATACGATTGCCGTTTTAGCGGGAGATTTTCTTTTTGCTTTGGCTTTTCGCCTCTTTTCTTCGGCGGGAGATTTAGCTATTGTGGATATAGCCGCCAAGGTTGTTCATGTGATGTGCGTTGGTGAAATTTATCAGAACATGGATCATGGTCAAGTTGCTACGGAAGAAGCCTACTGGCGGCGTATAGAAGCCAAAACCGGATTTTTTCTCGAGACCAGTTGTCGGTTAGGCGCCCTTGCCACGGGAGTTCCGGAACGTGTGGAAACATTGCTCGGCCAGTATGGTCATCATATCGGCTTAGCGTATCAAGTTGTGGATGATCTCTTAGACTGGTTGGCGAATCCGGAGACCTTAGGAAAAGCTGTGGGGGAAGATGTGGCAGCGGGAGTCTACACATTGCCCATTATCTACGCTTTGCGGCAAGAGCGTGTGGGAAGCCAGGTACAAAAAATCTTATCTGGTCCGCATCCCGAAAACCAAGTAGAAGAACTCAGGCATCTCTTGGAGAAGAGCGGAGCCTTACAATATGCGAAGACTCAAGCGGGTCATCATATCGATAAGGCCCTGGAAATGTGCCGGCAATTGCCCAGTGGCCCTGCCCAACGAGCATTAGAAGAACTGGCAGAGTTTGTCTTGGCTCGAGAGTATTGA